The Castor canadensis chromosome 8, mCasCan1.hap1v2, whole genome shotgun sequence genome contains a region encoding:
- the LOC141425543 gene encoding olfactory receptor 2AP1, which produces MKNKTMLTEFILLGLTDVPELQVAIFTFFFLAYLFSIIGNLTILILTLLDSHLQTPMYFFLRNFSFLEISFTNIFIPKVLISISTGNKRISFAGCFTQCFFAIFIGSTEFYLLAAMSYDRYVAICKPLHYMAIMSRRVCTQLVFSSWLAGLMVIIPPITLMSQQNFCASNRLNHYFCDFEPLQELSCSDTSLVEKVVFFVASVTLVVTLVLVILSYTFIIRTILKLPSAQQRTKAFSTCSSHMIVISLSYGSCFFIYMKPPAKERDAFNKGVALLITSVAPMLNPFIYTLRNQQVKQAFQETVRKLVNL; this is translated from the coding sequence atgaaaaataaaactatgttgaCTGAGTTCATCCTTCTGGGTCTAACAGACGTCCCTGAACTCCAGGTggcaattttcactttttttttccttgcctatTTATTCAGCATCATCGGAAATCTGACTATTCTCATCCTAACCTTGCTGGACTCCCACCTTCAGACtcctatgtatttctttcttcggAACTTCTCCTTCTTGGAAATTTCCTTCACAAATATCTTCATTCCCAAGGTCCTTATCAGCATCTCAACAGGGAACAAGCGTATTAGCTTCGCTGGCTGCTTCACTCAGTGTTTCTTTGCCATATTCATTGGGTCAACAGAGTTTTATCTTCTGGCTGCCAtgtcctatgaccgctatgtagcCATCTGCAAACCCCTGCATTACATGGCCATCATGAGCCGCAGAGTCTGCACCCAGCTGGTGTTCTCTTCTTGGCTGGCTGGGTTAATGGTTATTATACCACCAATCACTTTGATGAGTCAACAGAACTTTTGTGCATCCAATAGACTGAATCATTACTTCTGTGATTTTGAACCTCTCCAAGAACTCTCCTGTTCAGACACAAGCCTCGTTGAGAAGGTTGTCTTTTTTGTGGCATCTGTGACCCTGGTGGTCACTCTAGTGCTAGTGATTCTGTCCTACACATTCATCATCAGGACTATTCTGAAGCTCCCCTCAGCCCAGCAAAGGACAAAAGCCTTTTCCACCTGTTCTTCCCACATGATTGTCATCTCCCTGTCCTATGGAAGCTGCTTCTTCATCTATATGAAGCCTCCGGCAAAAGAAAGGGATGCATTCAACAAAGGAGTAGCTCTACTCATTACTTCAGTTGCTCCCATGTTGAACCCTTTCATTTACACCCTAAGGAACCAACAGGTAAAACAAGCCTTCCAGGAGACAGTGAGAAAGCTTGTGAATCTTTAA